A genomic stretch from Telmatocola sphagniphila includes:
- a CDS encoding S41 family peptidase, with the protein MSRLMRSCLGLAVLLFGLINPLSAADWKSTIPKSYVVIVGVGQFGDKQLKSRPSAEVDAKAYYDLFTDPKIGTVPADHVFLFTSAADEARKGKVGTKENILSTLKDINSKVTADELVYLIIVGQGGAVGTQGCIFVADSNFKDRANNALKGSDFETSLKGLKSQLCTFFDVNFKGFEAGDEAVLNPQLKEFQDVFLGTKGKDSDEDTAVDGRVMVFSGRTMNDPLILDNKGLFTKVAIDALKGAADKDGYEADGVITLDEFTKYIEKETPILAQKLGKDNRDKLQFPIVFAGLETHFVMSHNPVVFPKVEEHLKALDKLEADKKIDKDIGEEARKYISRMPKLKALQELRKDYVALVEGKKSPEEIVKDRAKILEEMVLPRKDAVRYAETVLAGIAEVRSIFIKDTKEDELIANGVKGLFQRAEVKLPKDITAKLLTLGQMRRSEKTDLLADARVVLGKREDLEDYKDADITFQMITAKLGDNYTTYYDKDKVAEVDKQTQGSFSGIGVVIRADLAKDALRVVTPIKGSPAYKAGLRTGDLITSIYRTVDRNGKPLATPETTSTKGMDTIDAVKLITGKAGTNVSVTIEREGEKDPIVYEITRGMVEVESVMGYKRKDDDTWDYYIDPATKIAYIYLSQFSRKSATDMEKVLQKLEADKVAGLILDLRFNPGGYLDVVHHMSELFVDDGVVVSIRPRVGRGETKVATRTANRKSTYTRFPIACLINGESASASEILSAFLQDHTRAVIMGERSYGKGSVQTIVPFAPTGGEFKITIATFWRPNGKNLNKATTKGTPEEDWGVRPESQYELKLTPQETNDLRERLVNDWSVIPRRDLKAKEPVKPFKDRQLDMALQYLRAQIKS; encoded by the coding sequence ATGAGCCGATTGATGCGTTCCTGCCTCGGTCTGGCAGTTCTCTTATTTGGGTTGATTAACCCGCTAAGCGCTGCCGACTGGAAATCGACCATACCCAAGAGTTACGTGGTGATCGTCGGGGTTGGCCAGTTTGGCGATAAACAATTGAAGAGCCGCCCCAGCGCGGAAGTCGACGCCAAAGCTTACTACGACTTGTTCACCGATCCCAAGATCGGTACGGTTCCGGCCGATCACGTCTTCCTGTTTACCAGTGCAGCCGATGAAGCACGCAAGGGCAAAGTGGGAACCAAAGAGAATATTCTCAGCACTCTCAAAGATATCAATTCCAAGGTAACGGCCGATGAACTGGTCTATCTGATCATCGTTGGCCAGGGAGGTGCTGTAGGGACTCAGGGTTGCATTTTCGTGGCCGACAGTAACTTCAAGGATCGTGCGAACAATGCTCTGAAAGGCTCCGACTTCGAAACGAGTCTGAAGGGACTGAAATCTCAGCTTTGCACCTTCTTCGATGTGAACTTTAAAGGATTCGAAGCTGGCGATGAAGCGGTTCTGAATCCGCAATTGAAGGAATTTCAGGATGTCTTCCTGGGAACCAAGGGCAAAGACTCCGATGAAGACACGGCGGTGGACGGTCGCGTTATGGTATTCTCCGGCCGTACGATGAACGATCCTCTGATTCTGGATAATAAGGGCTTGTTCACGAAAGTAGCGATCGACGCCCTGAAAGGCGCGGCCGATAAGGATGGCTATGAAGCGGATGGTGTAATTACTCTCGATGAGTTCACCAAGTATATTGAAAAGGAAACGCCGATACTGGCTCAGAAGCTGGGTAAGGATAATCGGGACAAACTGCAATTCCCCATAGTTTTCGCGGGCCTGGAAACGCACTTCGTGATGTCTCACAATCCCGTGGTCTTCCCGAAAGTCGAAGAACACCTCAAGGCTTTGGACAAACTCGAAGCCGACAAGAAAATCGACAAAGATATCGGCGAGGAAGCTCGCAAGTACATCAGTCGCATGCCCAAGCTGAAGGCTTTGCAGGAACTCCGTAAGGATTATGTGGCCCTGGTCGAAGGGAAGAAGTCCCCCGAAGAGATCGTCAAAGACCGGGCAAAGATCCTCGAAGAGATGGTGCTGCCCCGTAAAGACGCGGTTCGGTATGCAGAAACGGTCCTCGCCGGGATTGCGGAAGTCCGCAGCATTTTCATCAAAGACACCAAGGAAGATGAACTCATCGCCAACGGCGTCAAAGGATTGTTCCAGCGTGCCGAAGTCAAACTCCCGAAGGATATCACCGCCAAATTGCTGACGCTCGGCCAGATGCGCCGCAGTGAAAAGACCGATCTGCTGGCCGATGCCCGAGTGGTGTTGGGCAAGCGGGAAGACCTGGAAGATTACAAGGATGCGGACATCACTTTCCAGATGATCACGGCTAAACTCGGCGACAACTACACCACCTATTACGACAAGGATAAAGTCGCTGAAGTCGACAAGCAGACTCAAGGCTCCTTCTCGGGTATCGGTGTTGTCATTCGTGCCGACCTCGCTAAAGACGCTCTGAGAGTTGTGACCCCGATCAAGGGGAGCCCGGCTTACAAAGCGGGTTTGCGGACCGGCGACCTGATCACCTCGATCTATCGAACCGTCGACCGCAACGGCAAACCTCTGGCCACTCCGGAAACTACCTCCACCAAGGGGATGGATACGATTGATGCCGTGAAACTGATCACCGGGAAAGCCGGCACGAATGTTTCGGTGACGATCGAACGCGAAGGCGAAAAAGACCCGATCGTTTATGAGATTACCCGCGGCATGGTGGAAGTCGAAAGCGTGATGGGCTACAAGCGCAAAGACGACGATACCTGGGATTACTACATCGATCCTGCCACCAAGATCGCTTACATCTACCTGAGCCAGTTTTCCCGCAAATCGGCTACCGATATGGAGAAAGTCCTTCAGAAGCTGGAAGCCGATAAAGTGGCCGGACTGATCCTCGATTTACGGTTCAACCCCGGAGGGTATCTGGATGTCGTTCACCACATGAGCGAACTCTTTGTGGATGACGGGGTGGTGGTTTCGATTCGTCCTCGGGTCGGCCGCGGGGAAACCAAAGTGGCGACGCGAACTGCTAATCGAAAATCGACCTACACGCGCTTCCCGATCGCCTGTCTGATTAACGGCGAGAGTGCCAGTGCCAGCGAAATTCTCTCCGCATTCCTGCAGGACCACACCCGAGCGGTAATTATGGGAGAACGCAGCTACGGTAAAGGCAGCGTGCAGACGATCGTCCCCTTCGCACCGACTGGCGGAGAGTTCAAGATTACCATTGCCACCTTCTGGCGACCCAACGGTAAGAATCTGAATAAGGCCACTACCAAGGGTACGCCGGAAGAAGATTGGGGCGTTCGTCCCGAATCCCAGTACGAGCTCAAACTGACGCCTCAGGAAACGAACGATTTGCGGGAACGTCTGGTCAATGACTGGTCGGTAATTCCGCGCCGGGACTTGAAAGCCAAGGAACCCGTCAAGCCTTTTAAGGATCGTCAACTTGATATGGCTCTCCAGTATCTTCGAGCCCAGATCAAATCCTAG
- a CDS encoding pyridoxal phosphate-dependent aminotransferase, producing the protein MDFSKIISARNGRIAVSGIRKVFELGKSLKNPVDFSIGQPDFDVPEVAKEAAIAAIRRGGNTYTVTQGIPELRSKISEEVATRLPGQEREVLITSGVSGALQLAILATVDPGDEVILFDPYFVAYPHMVTLAEGKSVFIDTYPDFQIDVAKVEAAITPRTKVILFSSPANPTGVVLQREIVKQLALLAKERNILLISDEIYRHFHYEGVCPSAAEYDPNVLVVDGFGKSYGMTGWRMGFAHGPKAIIQEMAKLQQFTYVCAPSMAQQGALAAMDWNPAEMVKAYARKRDIIVNGLKDRYEICPPSGAFYVFPKCPFGTALEFVQKAIQEQVLIIPGSVFSQRDTHFRISYATKEETLYRGIEILNRLSR; encoded by the coding sequence ATGGATTTCTCGAAAATTATTTCCGCCCGCAATGGTCGCATCGCTGTTTCTGGAATTCGAAAAGTATTCGAACTCGGCAAATCGCTTAAAAATCCCGTCGATTTCAGCATCGGACAACCCGATTTCGACGTCCCGGAAGTCGCCAAGGAAGCGGCCATCGCCGCAATCCGCCGCGGCGGCAACACTTATACGGTCACCCAGGGAATTCCCGAACTGCGCTCGAAAATTTCGGAAGAAGTAGCTACCCGTCTGCCGGGACAGGAACGCGAAGTGTTAATCACCAGCGGCGTTTCCGGGGCTTTGCAGCTGGCGATTCTGGCAACCGTCGACCCGGGAGACGAAGTCATCCTCTTCGACCCCTATTTTGTGGCCTACCCCCACATGGTCACCCTGGCGGAAGGTAAATCGGTTTTTATCGACACCTATCCCGATTTTCAGATCGATGTCGCCAAAGTGGAAGCCGCCATCACCCCTCGAACCAAGGTGATATTGTTCTCCTCACCGGCAAATCCGACCGGCGTGGTGCTGCAACGCGAGATCGTAAAACAATTGGCCCTGTTAGCTAAAGAGCGGAACATTCTTCTTATTAGTGACGAGATTTACAGGCATTTTCACTATGAAGGGGTATGTCCTTCGGCGGCGGAGTACGATCCCAACGTCCTGGTGGTAGATGGCTTTGGTAAGAGCTACGGTATGACCGGGTGGCGTATGGGATTTGCGCACGGTCCGAAGGCTATCATTCAGGAAATGGCGAAATTGCAGCAATTCACCTATGTGTGTGCCCCGAGCATGGCTCAACAGGGTGCTTTAGCCGCGATGGATTGGAATCCGGCCGAAATGGTGAAAGCCTATGCTCGCAAGAGGGATATAATTGTAAACGGATTGAAAGATCGCTACGAAATTTGTCCGCCTTCAGGAGCCTTTTACGTTTTCCCCAAATGCCCTTTTGGTACTGCCCTCGAATTTGTTCAGAAAGCCATACAGGAACAAGTGCTGATAATCCCCGGAAGCGTCTTCAGTCAGCGAGATACGCATTTTAGAATCAGCTATGCCACCAAAGAGGAAACTCTTTACCGGGGAATTGAAATTCTGAATCGTCTTTCCCGATAA
- a CDS encoding serine/threonine protein kinase has protein sequence MASISRIGKYTVVRELGQGAHSTIQLIRRMEDAREYALKIVEIDGKDDQKFLEQVQHEMRVASMLDHPNLIKLLCLEQEKDWRFRVKKVHVLIEYVNGKTLDQLPAMAMSKLVDKFLQISAGLAHMHRRGVFHADLKPNNIMMTKAGAIKILDFGLAWIKGEPKERVQGTPEYMAPETARAKVVNERSDIYNFGATMYRLTTWKLPPSVFGGLSSAVVGKSSFKSLYEEVCKVAPTVPAELGQLIDQCMKYDPNERPERMSEITARLQDVQELVGEPEEET, from the coding sequence GTGGCTTCTATCAGTCGGATTGGCAAATACACCGTCGTCAGAGAACTCGGTCAGGGAGCGCACAGTACGATTCAGCTGATACGCCGGATGGAAGATGCACGCGAGTACGCTCTGAAAATCGTGGAAATCGACGGGAAAGACGATCAGAAATTTCTGGAACAGGTCCAGCACGAAATGCGGGTAGCCAGCATGCTGGATCATCCGAATTTGATTAAATTGCTTTGTCTGGAACAGGAAAAAGATTGGCGCTTCCGGGTCAAAAAAGTTCATGTGCTGATCGAATACGTCAACGGCAAGACGCTGGACCAGCTTCCGGCCATGGCGATGTCCAAACTGGTGGATAAGTTCCTGCAAATCTCGGCCGGTCTCGCACACATGCACCGTCGGGGCGTTTTCCACGCGGATTTGAAGCCGAATAACATCATGATGACCAAGGCAGGCGCCATTAAAATCCTCGATTTTGGTCTGGCCTGGATCAAGGGGGAGCCCAAAGAACGGGTTCAAGGCACGCCGGAATACATGGCTCCGGAAACCGCCCGCGCGAAAGTGGTCAACGAGCGATCCGATATTTACAACTTCGGCGCCACGATGTACCGTCTAACTACCTGGAAGCTGCCGCCGAGCGTTTTCGGCGGGCTCAGCAGCGCCGTAGTTGGAAAATCCTCTTTCAAGAGCCTCTACGAGGAGGTCTGCAAGGTCGCCCCGACTGTTCCTGCCGAATTGGGACAACTCATCGATCAATGCATGAAATACGACCCTAACGAACGCCCGGAGAGAATGTCCGAAATCACCGCCAGGCTCCAGGATGTGCAGGAACTGGTGGGTGAGCCGGAAGAGGAGACGTAG
- a CDS encoding proline dehydrogenase family protein: MSSLTVEEERIRRYGREIFARMDRRNIVPFSPAWFDDVLMNTTMQAEKLKVQLFRFIDTLPLLKDSKTVADHLKEYLGTTESGLPGIARHFLNRLPGEGWAGTLLAKTAKNNAEHMARKFIAGSNVQEAISAIKQLRNRKYGFTIDLLGEATITEAEADGVQKQYFDLVEGLPGVINNLPEIPCVDRNHLGPIPRVNISVKLSSLFSQFDPIDPVGTTRSVLKRLRPIMSKAMSRGEFINFDMEQYSFKDTTLHIFKTVLEEPEFRNWPHVGIAIQAYLKDTEKDLQELLEWTRKRGTPIAVRLVKGAYWDYETVIAAQQDWPVPVWTEKWQSDACFERCGRFLLQNYNWIAPAFGSHNVRSISTMLAVAEELGVPKGAYEFQMLYGMADEFKDAMVELGQRIRIYTPYGQLLPGMAYLVRRLLENTSNDSFLRASFRENTTEDKLLMNPVHKAQANTTNGTTAAPSHSEKPGKFKNEPLAEYHREFNRDAMSHALAEVAKQLDRDYVPFIGGQAVAAEKWQDATNPSQSSQKLGRWAASTPKQAEEAIASAKKNYPAWRDTPAAKRAEYLRKIADVMRKRRWELSAWAVYETAKPWREADADIAEAIDFCDYYAELFLKMVKPKRMDVPGEENSYFYEPRGVAVVIAPWNFPLAIMCGMTVAALVTGNTVIIKPAEQSTIIGAKFAEVLKEAELPPVWSFLPGIGEEIGPTLVQSPDVDLIVFTGSQQVGLWINENAAKTPPVQHHVKRVIAELGGKNAAIVDADADLDEAVKGVLDSAFGYSGQKCSACSRAIVHESIHDQFLHRLIEAAKSLTISPASDPGCSMGPVIDADAKKRILAMIAKGKSQSLLVYAADLGALADQGHYVGPHIFADVHETDVIAQEEIFGPVLAVMKAKNLDHALQIANGTRYALTGGIFSRSPSTLERVKKEFRVGNLYVNRKITGALVERQPFGGFKLSGIGSKAGGPDYLLQFVIPRVITENTMRRGFAPTLES; the protein is encoded by the coding sequence ATGTCAAGTCTGACGGTCGAGGAAGAGAGAATCCGCCGCTATGGCCGGGAGATATTTGCCCGGATGGATCGTCGAAATATCGTTCCGTTTTCGCCGGCCTGGTTCGACGATGTTCTGATGAATACCACGATGCAGGCGGAGAAACTGAAAGTTCAGTTGTTCCGGTTCATCGATACTCTACCGCTGCTCAAAGACTCCAAAACAGTCGCCGACCATCTGAAGGAATATCTGGGTACCACCGAAAGTGGTCTTCCCGGTATCGCCCGCCATTTTCTTAATCGACTGCCAGGGGAAGGCTGGGCCGGAACGCTCCTGGCCAAAACGGCCAAGAATAATGCCGAGCACATGGCCCGGAAGTTTATCGCCGGCTCGAACGTTCAGGAAGCCATCTCCGCAATCAAGCAACTCCGCAATCGCAAATATGGCTTCACCATCGATCTGCTCGGCGAGGCCACCATCACGGAAGCGGAAGCGGACGGCGTTCAGAAACAATACTTCGACCTGGTGGAAGGTTTGCCAGGGGTCATCAATAATCTTCCCGAGATTCCCTGCGTCGACCGCAATCACCTCGGGCCTATTCCCCGGGTGAATATCTCCGTCAAGCTTTCCTCGCTGTTCAGTCAGTTCGATCCCATCGATCCCGTCGGCACGACTCGTTCAGTGCTGAAGCGTTTGCGTCCGATCATGTCGAAAGCAATGTCGCGCGGGGAGTTCATCAATTTCGATATGGAGCAGTACTCCTTCAAGGATACCACACTGCATATCTTCAAAACCGTCCTCGAGGAGCCCGAGTTCCGCAACTGGCCGCACGTGGGAATCGCCATTCAGGCCTATCTGAAGGACACCGAAAAAGATCTGCAAGAATTGCTGGAATGGACCAGAAAACGGGGCACCCCGATCGCCGTTCGCCTGGTGAAAGGGGCCTACTGGGATTACGAAACCGTGATAGCCGCGCAACAGGACTGGCCGGTGCCGGTCTGGACCGAGAAGTGGCAGAGCGATGCGTGCTTCGAACGCTGCGGCCGGTTTCTGCTCCAGAACTATAACTGGATTGCTCCGGCATTCGGCTCGCACAATGTCCGCAGTATTTCCACCATGCTGGCCGTGGCCGAGGAACTCGGGGTTCCCAAGGGAGCCTACGAATTCCAGATGCTCTATGGCATGGCGGACGAATTCAAAGATGCCATGGTAGAACTCGGACAGCGAATCCGCATCTATACGCCCTATGGCCAACTGCTACCCGGCATGGCCTACCTGGTTCGAAGATTGCTCGAAAATACTTCCAACGATTCATTCCTGCGGGCTAGCTTCCGCGAAAATACCACTGAGGATAAACTGCTGATGAATCCGGTACATAAAGCGCAAGCCAATACCACCAACGGCACGACCGCAGCTCCGTCTCACTCGGAAAAACCGGGCAAATTCAAGAACGAGCCACTCGCTGAGTATCACCGGGAGTTCAATCGCGACGCAATGAGCCATGCATTGGCGGAAGTGGCAAAACAGCTCGATCGCGATTACGTGCCTTTCATCGGGGGGCAAGCGGTCGCTGCCGAAAAATGGCAGGACGCGACCAATCCTTCGCAGAGCTCACAAAAACTCGGTCGCTGGGCGGCCTCCACTCCCAAGCAGGCCGAAGAAGCCATCGCCTCGGCCAAGAAAAATTATCCGGCTTGGCGCGATACCCCCGCCGCAAAGCGCGCGGAATATCTGCGGAAGATCGCTGATGTCATGCGGAAACGCCGCTGGGAACTTTCGGCCTGGGCCGTTTATGAAACGGCTAAACCCTGGCGGGAAGCCGATGCGGACATTGCGGAAGCCATCGACTTCTGCGATTACTACGCCGAGCTGTTTCTGAAAATGGTGAAACCCAAGCGCATGGATGTTCCGGGGGAAGAGAACAGCTACTTCTACGAACCGCGGGGAGTGGCCGTGGTGATTGCGCCCTGGAATTTTCCACTGGCGATCATGTGCGGCATGACGGTGGCCGCTCTAGTCACCGGAAACACCGTAATTATCAAGCCGGCCGAGCAATCGACCATTATCGGCGCCAAGTTTGCCGAAGTCCTGAAGGAAGCCGAACTGCCCCCCGTTTGGTCCTTTTTACCCGGTATTGGCGAGGAAATCGGGCCGACACTGGTACAGTCGCCCGATGTCGATCTGATCGTCTTCACCGGATCTCAGCAAGTCGGCCTCTGGATTAACGAAAATGCCGCGAAGACTCCTCCGGTTCAGCACCACGTCAAACGAGTGATAGCCGAATTGGGTGGCAAAAATGCGGCGATTGTCGATGCGGACGCCGATTTGGACGAAGCCGTGAAAGGGGTTCTTGACTCGGCCTTCGGTTACTCGGGGCAAAAGTGCTCGGCCTGTTCGCGGGCGATTGTTCATGAATCCATTCACGATCAATTTCTGCATCGCCTGATCGAGGCGGCCAAGAGTCTGACCATTTCTCCCGCGAGCGATCCGGGATGTTCGATGGGTCCCGTGATTGACGCCGATGCCAAGAAACGCATCCTGGCAATGATCGCCAAGGGAAAATCCCAGTCCCTACTGGTATATGCGGCCGACCTGGGGGCACTCGCCGATCAGGGACATTACGTTGGCCCCCACATCTTTGCCGACGTCCATGAAACGGATGTCATTGCCCAAGAAGAGATTTTCGGCCCGGTGCTGGCCGTGATGAAAGCGAAGAATCTCGATCACGCTCTGCAGATTGCCAATGGAACCCGCTACGCTCTCACGGGGGGGATCTTCTCACGCAGTCCCAGCACGCTGGAAAGGGTGAAAAAGGAGTTTCGCGTTGGCAATCTTTACGTGAATCGAAAGATCACCGGCGCGTTGGTCGAACGCCAGCCGTTTGGCGGCTTCAAACTGTCGGGCATTGGCAGCAAGGCTGGCGGGCCCGATTACCTGTTGCAGTTCGTCATTCCGCGGGTCATCACGGAAAACACCATGCGACGAGGGTTTGCCCCGACGCTCGAAAGTTAG
- a CDS encoding sugar phosphate isomerase/epimerase family protein — translation MQLGFVTAILPTLGLEEILQFAAGERFDCIEVMCWPPGKSDRRYAGVTHIDVTDWSHAKAQSILQVTQKYGVAISALGYYPNPLDPNPQVRETIVEHLKKVIQVSPSLGLKTVNTFIGRDHTRNIEENLLLMKEVWSPIMELAHKTGVRIAIEHCPMLFSNDEWPGGKNLPVSPHLWREMFRMFPEGLGLNIDPSHLIWQGIDAARAIREFKDKIFHVHAKDERIDQDLLYEQGISGLHWHLPKLPGLGDVQWGPFFSALTDAGYHGPVCIEVEDRAYEKTLEDRKRALRQSRNYLSQFFG, via the coding sequence ATGCAACTAGGATTCGTAACGGCGATTTTGCCTACCTTGGGTCTCGAGGAAATCCTGCAATTTGCAGCCGGGGAGCGATTCGACTGCATCGAAGTCATGTGCTGGCCTCCCGGCAAATCGGATCGACGCTACGCCGGTGTCACTCATATTGATGTGACCGACTGGTCCCATGCCAAGGCCCAGTCGATTCTGCAAGTTACACAAAAATATGGGGTTGCGATATCAGCTTTAGGATACTATCCCAATCCGCTCGATCCCAATCCTCAGGTACGCGAAACCATTGTCGAACATCTCAAAAAGGTCATCCAGGTTTCTCCCTCTCTCGGTCTCAAAACAGTCAATACCTTCATTGGCCGCGATCATACCCGGAACATCGAAGAGAATCTTCTACTGATGAAAGAGGTATGGTCACCGATTATGGAATTGGCCCATAAAACCGGAGTTCGGATCGCGATCGAACACTGCCCGATGCTCTTTTCAAACGACGAATGGCCAGGTGGGAAGAACCTTCCGGTCAGCCCTCATCTTTGGCGTGAAATGTTCCGTATGTTTCCGGAAGGTTTGGGACTGAATATCGATCCCTCGCATCTGATCTGGCAAGGGATCGACGCCGCACGGGCGATTAGGGAATTTAAAGATAAAATCTTTCACGTTCACGCCAAGGATGAACGAATCGATCAGGATTTGCTGTACGAACAGGGTATCAGCGGTTTGCACTGGCACCTGCCCAAACTGCCCGGCCTCGGCGATGTGCAATGGGGGCCTTTCTTCAGTGCCTTAACAGATGCGGGCTATCATGGCCCGGTCTGCATCGAGGTGGAAGACCGGGCTTACGAGAAAACCTTGGAAGATCGTAAGAGGGCGTTGCGACAGAGTCGAAACTATCTGTCGCAGTTTTTCGGCTAA
- a CDS encoding BON domain-containing protein has translation MTRLFLALAMLVVISVSNVSAQGGGGGGGGGGSGGGGGGGSSGGGGGSSSSGSSSSTTLNMPTLQSATAGLNSIGTQSSTSSSTNILSSTNQFTQFYDSPLYPGRPNSSDTSITTGSGGFGTQTYGSATTSTGGGGRGGSSGSSSTSRTTIKSGNSYTGGSLNNVATQVSYVAVLKFSTPPVPESQKLATLRQSIVNNPQITNSKDISVTIENGVVVLRGRAADDDERRLVENVLRLEPGVNQVKNELVAK, from the coding sequence ATGACACGGCTTTTCCTTGCTCTGGCAATGCTCGTTGTAATTAGCGTCTCCAATGTTTCCGCTCAAGGTGGCGGCGGTGGAGGTGGGGGAGGCGGCAGCGGTGGGGGTGGAGGTGGTGGAAGCAGCGGCGGCGGAGGCGGAAGTAGCAGCAGCGGATCCAGCAGTTCGACCACTCTGAACATGCCCACACTGCAAAGTGCGACCGCGGGTTTGAATTCCATCGGAACGCAAAGTTCCACGAGTAGCTCGACCAATATTTTGAGTTCCACTAATCAGTTCACACAATTCTACGATAGCCCTCTTTATCCCGGACGGCCGAACAGTTCAGACACGAGCATCACAACGGGTTCGGGTGGGTTCGGAACTCAAACTTACGGTTCCGCCACTACCTCGACGGGCGGAGGGGGGCGCGGCGGATCGAGTGGTAGTTCGAGTACTTCGCGAACCACGATTAAAAGTGGAAATAGCTATACGGGCGGGAGCTTGAATAATGTGGCGACCCAGGTCTCGTACGTGGCCGTGCTGAAGTTCTCTACACCGCCAGTTCCCGAAAGCCAGAAGCTGGCCACTTTGCGACAGAGTATTGTAAACAATCCGCAGATTACGAATTCCAAGGACATCTCGGTTACGATCGAGAATGGGGTTGTCGTTCTTCGGGGCCGAGCCGCCGATGACGATGAACGCCGGCTGGTTGAAAACGTTTTGCGTTTGGAACCGGGTGTCAACCAGGTAAAAAATGAACTCGTTGCCAAATAG
- a CDS encoding tRNA modification GTPase translates to MISDLEDTIVAQASVPGAAVRGIVRLSGPKAFEIVNQLFHNPDPSQKFQSGSLRIQGLESPLPALVLRSNQPNTYTGQDLVEIHLIGCPPVVDALLAEILNRGARSANPGEFTLRGFLNGKRDLTQSEAVLAVIEARDSVQLKQALNQMAGGVSTPLVQMREDLLNLLADVEAGLDFSEEDIEFIDRKDLLLRLGKALAQLTNLRRQLEDRAVEGRMFRVALVGKPNAGKSSLFNALAGDQAAIVSPVAGTTRDYVTRSIQLSGQKIELIDTAGWMRTHTEIDEQAQHLGRERTGEAELILECIESTRYAGETSEVSSRHIRILTKCDLHPGPEGWIRTSSETFFGLAELQARIVRQATDFFHPALASSLSRCRHHVDRSILHLRNAHNSVLFEDPAEILAAEVRLALDQLGEMTGAIYTEDLLGRIFSRFCVGK, encoded by the coding sequence ATGATCTCCGACCTAGAAGATACCATTGTCGCGCAAGCGAGTGTGCCCGGGGCGGCCGTGCGCGGCATCGTCCGACTCTCGGGGCCCAAGGCCTTCGAGATTGTCAACCAGCTGTTTCACAATCCGGATCCTTCGCAAAAATTTCAGTCCGGCTCTTTGCGGATTCAAGGATTGGAGAGCCCGCTACCGGCCTTGGTACTTCGCTCGAATCAGCCGAACACTTATACCGGTCAGGACCTGGTGGAGATTCATCTCATCGGCTGCCCGCCGGTCGTGGATGCCTTACTGGCGGAAATTCTGAATCGGGGTGCCCGTTCGGCGAATCCGGGCGAATTCACTTTACGAGGATTCTTGAACGGCAAACGAGATCTGACTCAATCGGAAGCGGTTCTGGCCGTTATCGAAGCCCGGGATTCCGTGCAATTAAAGCAGGCCTTAAATCAGATGGCGGGCGGCGTCTCCACACCTTTGGTTCAAATGCGGGAAGATCTTCTGAATCTCCTGGCCGATGTCGAAGCAGGTCTCGATTTCAGCGAAGAGGATATCGAATTTATTGATCGCAAGGATCTTTTACTGAGGCTGGGGAAAGCCCTGGCTCAGTTGACGAATCTGCGCCGGCAACTGGAAGATCGAGCTGTGGAAGGTCGGATGTTCCGGGTCGCTTTGGTGGGTAAACCGAATGCCGGAAAAAGCAGCTTGTTTAACGCTTTGGCGGGCGATCAGGCAGCCATCGTCAGCCCGGTGGCCGGGACTACACGAGATTATGTAACGCGATCGATTCAGCTTTCAGGTCAGAAAATTGAATTGATCGACACCGCTGGCTGGATGAGAACGCACACGGAAATCGACGAACAGGCCCAACACCTGGGGAGAGAACGGACCGGCGAAGCGGAATTGATTCTGGAGTGTATCGAATCCACCCGTTATGCCGGCGAGACATCTGAGGTTTCCAGCCGTCACATTCGCATCCTGACCAAGTGCGATTTGCATCCTGGACCGGAGGGCTGGATTCGCACCAGCAGTGAAACTTTCTTTGGGCTCGCGGAATTGCAGGCACGAATCGTTCGTCAGGCGACCGACTTTTTTCATCCAGCCCTCGCGTCGAGTCTGTCGCGTTGTCGACATCACGTGGATCGCTCGATCCTCCACCTTCGCAATGCGCACAATTCGGTTCTATTCGAGGATCCCGCGGAGATCTTGGCCGCCGAAGTGCGTCTGGCGCTCGATCAGTTGGGTGAGATGACCGGGGCGATTTACACCGAGGATTTGCTGGGCCGAATTTTCAGTAGATTCTGTGTGGGGAAATAG